A window from Purpureocillium takamizusanense chromosome 3, complete sequence encodes these proteins:
- a CDS encoding uncharacterized protein (EggNog:ENOG503NXGR) yields the protein MSDAGSAASITPARRGDNDRPPRLGDFDKLQGRTASLPVSGEFKSKERTWPRWFSEGVSPASPTPSDSSLKLGDFRGIVSLLRVGEGLDAPHEKRPLDRQELHRLANISRAASPISHSDPIPIPSRPDGGLHPPSGLQDDDPLSATDPVHESGSSRSTIDASSTPGTTPPEPDFCSAQRPASSQLCPAKRTAARPSTLQQILSYQKTKYGPLIPVYGQVASTAQKHESLMNGLVRHRVLDAENALLFPATTSNGIHVFLDMSNISISFHNALRDRFSVGVEARFVPLPSLNLQFLTEILVRGRSAVSLNVGCSVPPRRAEPRFVGQLRSLGYHVDLRERRPVLEPSVPHRVPRGQAPAAVFATSSSSDEMSSGTAAAAAAVRYVEDLVDEVLQTRIAESVMECFQRQGTIVLATGDAQPAKHSDGFLTYAIRALKMGWNVEVVSWKNSLSSHWRNPAWAANWGTRFRVIELDPFLDELLACPTTSTRSCYESDGASRVKPGRLKDT from the coding sequence ATGAGTGACGCAGGGAGCGCCGCCAGTATCACtccggcgcgccgcggcgacaatGACCGGCCCCCGAGGCTTGGCGACTTTGACAAGCTGCAAGGCCGTACCGCCTCGTTGCCCGTCTCGGGGGAGTTCAAGTCCAAGGAGAGGACGTGGCCCCGCTGGTTCAGCGAGGGCGTCTCGCCTGCTTCCCCGACGCCATCGGACTCATCTCTCAAGCTGGGGGACTTTCGCGGAATAGTCTCACTTCTCAgagtcggcgagggcctggacGCTCCTCATGAGAAGCGCCCCTTGGACAGACAAGAGCTCCACCGACTGGCCAATATCAGCCGCGCCGCTTCTCCTATTTCACACTCGGATCCAATCCCAATTCCCTCGCGTCCCGACGGCGGGCTTCACCCGCCGTCCGGATTACAAGATGACGATCCCCTTTCGGCTACCGACCCTGTACATGAGTCCGGGTCCTCAAGATCCACGATTGATGCCTCGAGTACTCCCGGCACCACCCCTCCAGAGCCAGACTTTTGCTCGGCTCAACGTCCTGCATCATCGCAACTCTGTCCAGCAAAACGAACGGCCGCGAGGCCTAGCACGCTGCAACAGATCCTATCATACCAGAAGACGAAATACGGGCCTTTAATCCCCGTGTACGGCCAGGTGGCTTCCACGGCACAGAAACACGAGTCGCTGATGAACGGCCTCGTGCGACATCGGGTACTGGACGCCGAAAACGCACTTCTCTTCCCAGCCACGACATCCAACGGCATCCACGTATTCCTCGACATGTCCAACATCAGTATTAGCTTCCATAATGCTCTCCGGGACAGGTTCTcggtgggcgtcgaggcacgTTTCGTGCCTCTTCCCTCACTGAACCTGCAGTTTCTCACGGAAATCCTCGTGCGCGGCCGTTCAGCCGTGTCACTCAATGTCGGATGCTCTGtgcccccgcggcgggcggagccGCGCTTCGTCGGCCAACTACGGAGTTTGGGCTATCACGTAGACTTGAGGGAGCGAAGGCCAGTGCTGGAACCGAGTGTGCCGCATCGTGTGCCGCGCGGGCaggctcccgccgccgtgttcgcaacctcgtcctcgtctgaCGAAATGTCTTCGGggactgccgccgccgccgccgccgtccgctACGTGGAGGATTTGGTGGATGAGGTGCTGCAGAcccgcatcgccgagtcTGTTATGGAGTGCTTCCAGCGCCAAGGCACAATTGTCCTCGCGACTGGCGATGCTCAGCCAGCTAAGCACTCGGACGGCTTCTTGACCTACGCCATTCGGGCTCTGAAAATGGGCTGGAATGTTGAAGTAGTGTCTTGGAAAAACAGCTTGTCCTCACACTGGCGGAATCCCGCATGGGCCGCCAACTGGGGCACCAGATTCCGTGTCATTGAGCTGGATCCTTTTTTGGATGAGCTACTGGCTTGTCCCACAACATCAACGCGATCTTGCTACGAGAGCGATGGCGCATCACGTGTTAAGCCGGGGAGACTCAAGGATACTTAA
- the PSE1 gene encoding importin subunit beta-3, variant 2 (COG:U~COG:Y~EggNog:ENOG503NUCV), which produces MFYSLSKDQAMVIRQKLLETLATEADRMVRNKISDAVAEVARQYTDNNDSWPELLGALFQLSQAPEADKRDNAFRVFTTTPSIIEKQHEEAVLQAFQKGFKDDAVMVRLAAMEAFAAFFRTISKKSQAKYYALIPDVLNILPPIKESQDSEDLSKALVALIDLAETAPKMFKHLFQNLVQFSVSVIQDKELDNVCRQNALELMATFADYAPSMCRKDASYTTDMITQCLSLMTDLGEDDDDAAEWLASDDLDQDESDQNHVAGEQTMDRLANKLGGQTILAPTFNWLPRMMTSMAWRDRHAALMAISAISEGCRDLMIGELSQVLDLVIPALQDPHPRVRWAGCNALGQMSTDFAPKMQTDFYDRVLKAIVPVLDSPEARVKSHAAAALVNFCEEAEKSILEPYLDELLSHLFQLLQSDKRFVQEQALSTIATIADAAEAAFAKYYDTLMPLLVNVLQNQNEKEYRLLRAKAMECATLIALAVGRERLGPDAMTLVNLLANIQTSITDADDPQAQYLMHCWGRMCRVLGSDFVPFLDSVMPPLLELAMAKADIQLLDDDEQAEQMNGEDGWEFVPLKGKMIGIRTSTMDDKHMAIELLVVYAQVLEGAFAPFVANIMEKIALPGLAFFFHDPVRYISSKLVPQLLSSYKKAYGCPSNELAGLWNATVDKLLEVLTAEPSIETLAEMYQCFYESVQVVGKDCLTPVHMNRFIDSVHSALEDYKDRVAQRAEEREGATADDVEDEAEETLMAIEDDQTLLSDMNKAFHSVFKHHGVAFLPAWEQLMSTYEGFLASPDPTQRQWGLCIMDDVLEYCGPESSRYANYISQPLIDGCRDTSPAIRQAAAYGIGVAAHRGGAAWTQFLGNSIPFLFQATQVPEARNEDNIYATENACAAIAKILHYNSGSVGDAQTLITQWIDTLPVTNDEEAAPYAYAYLAELIDQRHPAVMNQASKIFVFIAQALEAETLQGQTASRVAAATKTLLTTANVDPMPLLQQFSQDAQRTIMGYFS; this is translated from the exons ATGTTCTACTCTCTATCCAAGGACCAGGCCATGGTTATCCGTCAAAAGCTTCTCGAGACTCTTGCTACCGAAGCCGATCGCATGGTCCGCAACAAAATCAGCGATGCCGTGGCTGAGGTAGCGCGCCAGTATACAGATAACA ATGATTCCTGGCCGGAGCTTCTGGGTGCCCTATTTCAACTCAGCCAAGCCCCGGAGGCTGACAAGCGAGACAACGCTTTCCGCGTCTTCACCACAACACCTAGCATCATCGAGAAGCAGCATGAGGAGGCCGTCCTCCAGGCCTTCCAAAAGGGATTCAAGGATGACGCTGTAATG GTGCGTCTAGCCGCCATGGAGGCCTTTGCTGCCTTCTTCCGAACCATCTCCAAGAAATCGCAGGCCAAATACTATGCTCTTATACCCGACGTCCTAAATATTCTCCCTCCAATCAAAGAGAGCCAAGACTCGGAAGACCTGAGCAAGGCTCTCGTCGCGCTCATTGATCTTGCCGAGACGGCCCCCAAGATGTTCAAGCACCTGTTCCAAAATCTCGTTCAGTTCAGCGTGTCTGTCATCCAGGACAAGGAACTCGACAACGTCTGCAGACAGAATGCTCTTGAGCTCATGGCTACATTTGCCGATTATGCGCCGTCTATGTGCAGAAAAGATGCTTCGTATACGACCGACATGATCACTCAATGTCTGAGCCTGATGACTGACCtaggcgaagacgacgacgatgccgcagaGTGGCTAGCTTCCGACGAT CTTGATCAAGATGAGAGCGACCAGAACCATGTCGCTGGCGAGCAAACGATGGATCGTCTCGCCAACAAACTCGGTGGCCAGACTATACTAGCTCCAACTTTCAACTGGCTGCCCCGAATGATGACATCTATGGCCTGGCGCGACCGCCATGCAGCTCTGATGGCCATCTCTGCCATCTCGGAAGGCTGCCGCGATCTCATGATCGGAGAGCTCAGCCAGGTTCTTGACCTGGTCATTCCAGCACTGCAGGACCCCCATCCCCGCgtgcgctgggctggctgcaaTGCGCTGGGCCAGATGAGCACGGATTTTGCTCCCAAGATGCAGACGGACTTCTATGATCGGGTATTGAAGGCCATTGTCCCGGTCCTTGATTCTCCCGAAGCACGTGTCAAGTctcatgctgctgctgccctggtCAACTTCTGCGAAGAGGCGGAGAAGTCCATCCTCGAGCCATACCTTGACGAGCTACTGTCTCATCTGTTCCAACTCCTTCAAAGCGACAAGCGCTTTGTCCAGGAGCAGGCGTTGTCCACCATCGCGACCATCGCTGATGCCGCCGAAGCAGCATTTGCGAAGTACTACGACACATTGATGCCCTTGCTCGTCAACGTCCTCCAAAACCAGAATGAGAAGGAGTACAGGCTTCTTCGTGCCAAGGCCATGGAGTGCGCCACCCTAATTGCTCTGGCCGTTGGGCGCGAGAGGCTGGGTCCTGACGCCATGACTCTGGTCAACTTGCTCGCCAACATTCAGACTAGCATCAcggacgccgacgaccctCAGGCGCAGTATCTTATGCACTGCTGGGGCAGAATGTGCCGTGTGCTTGGCTCGGACTTCGTTCCCTTTTTGGACAGCGTCATGCCCCCGCTTCTAgagctcgccatggccaaaGCCGACATTCAACTtctggacgacgatgagcaggCGGAGCAAATGAATGGCGAAGATGGTTGGGAGTTTGTCCCGCTCAAGGGCAAGATGATCGGCATTCGCACGAGTACCATGGACGACAAACACATGGCAAtcgagcttctcgtcgtcTACGCACAGGTTCTGGAAGGCGCTTTTGCTCCGTTCGTGGCCAACATTATGGAAAAGATTGCTCtacctggcctggcctttTTCTTCCACGATCCAGTCCGCTATATCTCGTCAAAGCTGGTGCCGCAGCTCTTGAGCTCCTACAAGAAGGCGTACGGCTGCCCGTCCAACGAGCTGGCCGGGCTTTGGAATGCAACGGTGGACAAGTTGCTCGAAGTCCTTACGGCGGAGCCCTCCATCGAGACGCTCGCTGAGATGTACCAATGTTTTTACGAGTCAGTACAGGTTGTTGGTAAGGATTGCTTGACTCCTGTACACATGAACCGGTTCATCGACTCAGTCCATTCCGCACTGGAGGATTACAAGGACAGGGTTGCTCAACGCGCTGAAGAGAGGGAGGGTGCTACAGCGGATGATGTCGAGGATGAGGCCGAGGAGACCCTGATGGCGATTGAAGATGACCAGACCCTCTTGTCTGACATGAACAAGGCGTTCCACTCCGTCTTCAAGCACCACGGGGTCGCATTCCTGCCGGCTTGGGAGCAGCTCATGTCGACTTACGAAGGATTTCTCGCCTCTCCCGATCCCACCCAGAGGCAGTGGGGCCTCTGTATCATGGACGATGTGTTGGAGTATTGCGGGCCGGAGAGCAGCCGTTACGCCAACTACATCTCGCAACCGCTGATTGATGGATGCCGAGACACGTCTCCGGCGATCAGGCAAGCGGCGGCCTACGGcattggcgtcgccgctcatcgaggcggtgcggcgtGGACTCAATTCCTCGGGAACTCAATTCCGTTCCTTTTCCAGGCGACCCAAGTACCAGAAGCCCGAAATGAAGACAACATCTACGCCACCGAGAACGCTTGCGCGGCAATTGCGAAGATTTTGCACTACAACTCGGGAAGCGTTGGCGACGCACAGACACTGATTACCCAGTGGATTGATACACTGCCTGTCACCAATGACGAAGAGGCAGCACCGTATGCGTATGCATACTTGGCCGAGCTTATTGACCA GCGTCATCCCGCGGTAATGAATCAGGCCAGCAAAATCTTTGTCTTCATTGCGCAGGCCCTGGAGGCAGAGACGCTGCAAGGCCAGACAGCGAGTCGTGTAGCGGCTGCTACAAAGACCCTTCTCACGACTGCCAACGTGGACCCGATGCCTCTTCTGCAGCAATTTTCTCAGGATGCACAGCGAACGATTATGGGTTACTTCAGCTAG
- the PSE1 gene encoding importin subunit beta-3 (COG:U~COG:Y~EggNog:ENOG503NUCV), whose translation MSLLSPEVHAELTQLLQALQSADNGIRSQAEEHLQNSWTGTRPEVLLMGLAEQIQGAGDNATRSFAAVIFRRIASKTRKIESGENVDMFYSLSKDQAMVIRQKLLETLATEADRMVRNKISDAVAEVARQYTDNNDSWPELLGALFQLSQAPEADKRDNAFRVFTTTPSIIEKQHEEAVLQAFQKGFKDDAVMVRLAAMEAFAAFFRTISKKSQAKYYALIPDVLNILPPIKESQDSEDLSKALVALIDLAETAPKMFKHLFQNLVQFSVSVIQDKELDNVCRQNALELMATFADYAPSMCRKDASYTTDMITQCLSLMTDLGEDDDDAAEWLASDDLDQDESDQNHVAGEQTMDRLANKLGGQTILAPTFNWLPRMMTSMAWRDRHAALMAISAISEGCRDLMIGELSQVLDLVIPALQDPHPRVRWAGCNALGQMSTDFAPKMQTDFYDRVLKAIVPVLDSPEARVKSHAAAALVNFCEEAEKSILEPYLDELLSHLFQLLQSDKRFVQEQALSTIATIADAAEAAFAKYYDTLMPLLVNVLQNQNEKEYRLLRAKAMECATLIALAVGRERLGPDAMTLVNLLANIQTSITDADDPQAQYLMHCWGRMCRVLGSDFVPFLDSVMPPLLELAMAKADIQLLDDDEQAEQMNGEDGWEFVPLKGKMIGIRTSTMDDKHMAIELLVVYAQVLEGAFAPFVANIMEKIALPGLAFFFHDPVRYISSKLVPQLLSSYKKAYGCPSNELAGLWNATVDKLLEVLTAEPSIETLAEMYQCFYESVQVVGKDCLTPVHMNRFIDSVHSALEDYKDRVAQRAEEREGATADDVEDEAEETLMAIEDDQTLLSDMNKAFHSVFKHHGVAFLPAWEQLMSTYEGFLASPDPTQRQWGLCIMDDVLEYCGPESSRYANYISQPLIDGCRDTSPAIRQAAAYGIGVAAHRGGAAWTQFLGNSIPFLFQATQVPEARNEDNIYATENACAAIAKILHYNSGSVGDAQTLITQWIDTLPVTNDEEAAPYAYAYLAELIDQRHPAVMNQASKIFVFIAQALEAETLQGQTASRVAAATKTLLTTANVDPMPLLQQFSQDAQRTIMGYFS comes from the exons ATGTCTCTCCTTTCCCCCGAAGTTCACGCCGAGCTCACCCAGCTGCTCCAGGCCCTCCAGTCTGCCGACAATGGCATCCGCTCCCAGGCAGAAGAGCACTTGCAGAACAGCTGGACTGGTACGAGGCCCgaggtgctgctgatggGCCTGGCCGAGCAAATTCAGGGCGCCGGAGACAATGCG ACACGCTCGTTTGCCGCCGTTATTTTTCGACGGATTGCCTCTAAAACCCGGAAGATTGAGTCTGGTGAGAATGTAGACATGTTCTACTCTCTATCCAAGGACCAGGCCATGGTTATCCGTCAAAAGCTTCTCGAGACTCTTGCTACCGAAGCCGATCGCATGGTCCGCAACAAAATCAGCGATGCCGTGGCTGAGGTAGCGCGCCAGTATACAGATAACA ATGATTCCTGGCCGGAGCTTCTGGGTGCCCTATTTCAACTCAGCCAAGCCCCGGAGGCTGACAAGCGAGACAACGCTTTCCGCGTCTTCACCACAACACCTAGCATCATCGAGAAGCAGCATGAGGAGGCCGTCCTCCAGGCCTTCCAAAAGGGATTCAAGGATGACGCTGTAATG GTGCGTCTAGCCGCCATGGAGGCCTTTGCTGCCTTCTTCCGAACCATCTCCAAGAAATCGCAGGCCAAATACTATGCTCTTATACCCGACGTCCTAAATATTCTCCCTCCAATCAAAGAGAGCCAAGACTCGGAAGACCTGAGCAAGGCTCTCGTCGCGCTCATTGATCTTGCCGAGACGGCCCCCAAGATGTTCAAGCACCTGTTCCAAAATCTCGTTCAGTTCAGCGTGTCTGTCATCCAGGACAAGGAACTCGACAACGTCTGCAGACAGAATGCTCTTGAGCTCATGGCTACATTTGCCGATTATGCGCCGTCTATGTGCAGAAAAGATGCTTCGTATACGACCGACATGATCACTCAATGTCTGAGCCTGATGACTGACCtaggcgaagacgacgacgatgccgcagaGTGGCTAGCTTCCGACGAT CTTGATCAAGATGAGAGCGACCAGAACCATGTCGCTGGCGAGCAAACGATGGATCGTCTCGCCAACAAACTCGGTGGCCAGACTATACTAGCTCCAACTTTCAACTGGCTGCCCCGAATGATGACATCTATGGCCTGGCGCGACCGCCATGCAGCTCTGATGGCCATCTCTGCCATCTCGGAAGGCTGCCGCGATCTCATGATCGGAGAGCTCAGCCAGGTTCTTGACCTGGTCATTCCAGCACTGCAGGACCCCCATCCCCGCgtgcgctgggctggctgcaaTGCGCTGGGCCAGATGAGCACGGATTTTGCTCCCAAGATGCAGACGGACTTCTATGATCGGGTATTGAAGGCCATTGTCCCGGTCCTTGATTCTCCCGAAGCACGTGTCAAGTctcatgctgctgctgccctggtCAACTTCTGCGAAGAGGCGGAGAAGTCCATCCTCGAGCCATACCTTGACGAGCTACTGTCTCATCTGTTCCAACTCCTTCAAAGCGACAAGCGCTTTGTCCAGGAGCAGGCGTTGTCCACCATCGCGACCATCGCTGATGCCGCCGAAGCAGCATTTGCGAAGTACTACGACACATTGATGCCCTTGCTCGTCAACGTCCTCCAAAACCAGAATGAGAAGGAGTACAGGCTTCTTCGTGCCAAGGCCATGGAGTGCGCCACCCTAATTGCTCTGGCCGTTGGGCGCGAGAGGCTGGGTCCTGACGCCATGACTCTGGTCAACTTGCTCGCCAACATTCAGACTAGCATCAcggacgccgacgaccctCAGGCGCAGTATCTTATGCACTGCTGGGGCAGAATGTGCCGTGTGCTTGGCTCGGACTTCGTTCCCTTTTTGGACAGCGTCATGCCCCCGCTTCTAgagctcgccatggccaaaGCCGACATTCAACTtctggacgacgatgagcaggCGGAGCAAATGAATGGCGAAGATGGTTGGGAGTTTGTCCCGCTCAAGGGCAAGATGATCGGCATTCGCACGAGTACCATGGACGACAAACACATGGCAAtcgagcttctcgtcgtcTACGCACAGGTTCTGGAAGGCGCTTTTGCTCCGTTCGTGGCCAACATTATGGAAAAGATTGCTCtacctggcctggcctttTTCTTCCACGATCCAGTCCGCTATATCTCGTCAAAGCTGGTGCCGCAGCTCTTGAGCTCCTACAAGAAGGCGTACGGCTGCCCGTCCAACGAGCTGGCCGGGCTTTGGAATGCAACGGTGGACAAGTTGCTCGAAGTCCTTACGGCGGAGCCCTCCATCGAGACGCTCGCTGAGATGTACCAATGTTTTTACGAGTCAGTACAGGTTGTTGGTAAGGATTGCTTGACTCCTGTACACATGAACCGGTTCATCGACTCAGTCCATTCCGCACTGGAGGATTACAAGGACAGGGTTGCTCAACGCGCTGAAGAGAGGGAGGGTGCTACAGCGGATGATGTCGAGGATGAGGCCGAGGAGACCCTGATGGCGATTGAAGATGACCAGACCCTCTTGTCTGACATGAACAAGGCGTTCCACTCCGTCTTCAAGCACCACGGGGTCGCATTCCTGCCGGCTTGGGAGCAGCTCATGTCGACTTACGAAGGATTTCTCGCCTCTCCCGATCCCACCCAGAGGCAGTGGGGCCTCTGTATCATGGACGATGTGTTGGAGTATTGCGGGCCGGAGAGCAGCCGTTACGCCAACTACATCTCGCAACCGCTGATTGATGGATGCCGAGACACGTCTCCGGCGATCAGGCAAGCGGCGGCCTACGGcattggcgtcgccgctcatcgaggcggtgcggcgtGGACTCAATTCCTCGGGAACTCAATTCCGTTCCTTTTCCAGGCGACCCAAGTACCAGAAGCCCGAAATGAAGACAACATCTACGCCACCGAGAACGCTTGCGCGGCAATTGCGAAGATTTTGCACTACAACTCGGGAAGCGTTGGCGACGCACAGACACTGATTACCCAGTGGATTGATACACTGCCTGTCACCAATGACGAAGAGGCAGCACCGTATGCGTATGCATACTTGGCCGAGCTTATTGACCA GCGTCATCCCGCGGTAATGAATCAGGCCAGCAAAATCTTTGTCTTCATTGCGCAGGCCCTGGAGGCAGAGACGCTGCAAGGCCAGACAGCGAGTCGTGTAGCGGCTGCTACAAAGACCCTTCTCACGACTGCCAACGTGGACCCGATGCCTCTTCTGCAGCAATTTTCTCAGGATGCACAGCGAACGATTATGGGTTACTTCAGCTAG
- the SDS23 gene encoding cell separation during budding (EggNog:ENOG503NU9M~COG:C), translating to MDASSGADPRDVGDADTPARAQATNVVGSSSLGSHQSGPPQRSPSSSSINKAAHRQSFAENLRNMPPSPRHRHPSLTQAAVQDLMNHPPSGSKHTNPRFAGRDWRDIAIGELTSPDDIRWIDMDSSVEEATIALLKSKTNVVLIREDASSTTAISTFDYSDLNAYLLVVVGLSRPDGEQLQLFNRIMSTAQQGGRIALREIQPICRQDPIVNVVSTSNLAHAIEILGSGIHRVLVTGASGSVVGVLSQLHMVDFFWNEGVNFPTIDRLYPVLLRDLAIGTHKIISVNSDAPLSDALILMNDEGLTSIAVVDNGQNVVGNISSKDVRHLTTTSSAPLLNDSCMHFISVILNERGVEKGQDTLPVFYVNPYSTLAHTVAKLVATRSHRMWVVESASPSPSAPATPLMGPQTHVSGAPPSNQAPPSPVPTVAVPASAMAGARISGKLSGVVSLTDILNMFAKFSGLHPSDPGEQRARRRRSSSSSVRPSLESSRASIDVRR from the exons ATGGACGCATCCTCGGGCGCTGACCCGAGAGACGTGGGAGACGCGGATACCCCAGCGCGGGCACAAGCTACAAATGTTGTCGGTTCCTCTTCACTCGGCTCTCACCAGTCCGGTCCTCCACAGCGTtcaccctcgtcgtccagcatAAACAAAGCGGCGCACCGCCAGAGCTTCGCCGAAAATCTCCGCAACATGCCTCCATCGCCTCGACATCGGCACCCATCCTTGACCCAAGCTGCGGTTCAGGATCTCATGAACCACCCACCCTCGGGCAGCAAGCATACCAACCCCCGATTTGCTGGGCGAGACTGGCGCGATATCGCCATCGGGGAGCTGACCTCTCCCGACGACATTCGCTGGATCGACATGGACAGTAGCGTTGAGGAGGCGACTATC GCACTTCTCAAGAGCAAAACCAACGTCGTTCTCATACGAGAGgatgcgtcgtcgaccaccGCCATTTCCACCTTTGACTACAGCGATCTGAACGCCTACCTTCTCGTGGTGGTTGGTCTGTCTCGGCCCGATGgtgagcagctgcagctttTCAATCGCATCATGAGCACTGCCCAGCAAGGAGGCCGGATCGCCCTCCGAGAGATCCAACCCATCTGTAGGCAGGACCCAATTGTCAACGTCGTGTCCACGAGTAACCTTGCGCACGCTATCGAGATACTCGGGAGCGGAATCCACCGAGTTTTGGTTACCGGGGCCTCCGGTTCTGTGGTGGGGGTCCTCAGCCAGCTTCACATGGTCGACTTCTTCTGGAACGAGGGAGTCAACTTCCCAACCATTGATCGTCTGTACCCGGTGCTTCTTCGCGATCTCGCCATCGGGACACACAAGATCATATCGGTGAA TTCCGACGCGCCTCTCTCGGACGCCTTGATACTCATGAATGACGAAGGCCTCACAAGCATTGCCGTGGTTGACAACGGGCAGAACGTGGTTGGCAACATCTCATCCAAAGACGTCCGTCATTTGACCACCACATCGAGCGCACCCCTACTCAACGATTCATGCATGCACTTCATCTCCGTCATTCTAAACGAGAGGGGTGTGGAGAAGGGGCAGGACACACTCCCTGTATTTTACGTGAACCCGTACTCGACTCTGGCTCACACGGTAGCGAAACTCGTTGCCACCAGGTCACACCGAATGTGGGTTGTGGAATCTgcatcaccgtcaccgtctgCGCCAGCAACACCGCTGATGGGACCGCAAACCCACGTGAGCGGTGCCCCGCCGTCGAaccaggcgccgccgtcccctgTGCCAACCGTCGCAGTCCCAGCCTCAGCTATGGCCGGAGCGCGCATCTCTGGGAAGCtgagcggcgtcgtctctTTGACAGACATTCTCAACATGTTTGCCAAGTTCAGTGGGTTGCATCCCTCGGATCCGGGGGAGCAAAGGGCCAGACGTCgaaggagctcgagcagtTCGGTGCGGCCGAGCTTGGAGTCGTCTCGGGCAAGCATTGATGTTCGCCGGTAG
- the LCB1_1 gene encoding Serine C-palmitoyltransferase (COG:H~SECRETED:SignalP(1-19~SECRETED:cutsite=AVC-HP~SECRETED:prob=0.6703)~EggNog:ENOG503NWAB~CAZy:GH17): protein MAWARLLLSAVVLGRLAVCHPASKTLLRRDGADGDDIIFYDSTVREATRVPQVLVWVDSDGKPVETATESVLLLPTSLALGHDKASAVKASATAPLSTQTLLLPTQHASETTAAAAPLPPPPAPESKKPPTPEPAEDSHASAQGSQPSAQAMSSRPEPTAATVPDLPAPQESHEGTQSDQSDSSSAPPTSERYGISYAPYRADHQCKSKAEIECDLGHLAKQYSLVRIYGTDCDQVQNVYSAAKALGMKLFVGIWDPQQVENEAKIITSAVNGDWDMIHTVSVGNELVNNGKATADQVVSAVRSVRSTLREAGYKGPVVTVDTFTAAMAHPELCSASDYCAINAHAFFDKDVTAAEAGQWLRKTVGGVKDALPSPKNVVVTETGWPMKGQRNGLAVPSLENQKAALSSIRQEFSNTPGDVILFSAFNDRWKENNAGTFNTEGFWGIIGASHCEQ from the exons ATGGCCTGGGCACGACTACTCCTCTCAGCCGTTGTGCTGGGCCGTCTGGCCGTCTGCCACCCTGCCA GCAAGACGCTTTTGCGTCGTgatggcgccgatggcgacgacatcatctTCTATGACTCGACAGTAAGGGAGGCCACGCGCGTTCCCCAAGTTCTTGTCTGGGTCGATAGCGACGGCAAGCCAGTTGAGACAGCTACGGAGagcgtgctgctgctaccaACGTCTTTggccctcggccacgacaaAGCTTCAGCGGTGAAAGCCTCCGCGACTGCTCCCCTGTCGACACAGACCCTGCTCCTTCCAACTCAGCACGCCAGCGAgactactgctgctgcagcaccgctgccaccaccgccagcacCGGAATCCAAGAAGCCGCCCACACCGGAGCCGGCAGAGGATAGTCATGCCTCAGCGCAGGGCTCTCAACCTTCGGCCCAGGCCATGTCCTCACGCCCGGAACCAACTGCGGCCACCGTCCCCGACCTCCCTGCTCCTCAGGAGTCACACGAAGGCACGCAGTCCGATCAATCGGACTCGAGCTCTGCTCCCCCAACATCGGAGCGCTATGGAATCTCGTACGCACCGTACCGAGCAGATCATCAGTGCAAGTCAAAGGCGGAGATCGAGTGTGACCTGGGCCACCTTGCCAAGCAATATTCCTTGGTGCGCATCTACGGTACGGACTGTGATCAAGTCCAAAACGTTTACTCCGCTGCCAAAGCTCTGGGTATGAAGCTCTTTGTCGGCATCTGGGATCCACAGCAAGTCGAAAACGAGGCGAAAATCATTACCTCTGCCGTTAACGGCGACTGGGACATGATCCACACCGTCAGTGTCGGAAACGAGCTTGTCAACAATGGAAAAGCCACGGCAGATCAGGTCGTGTCGGCAGTCAGGTCTGTGCGCTCAACGCTCCGCGAAGCCGGATACAAGGGCCCGGTGGTGACTGTCGACACCTtcacggccgccatggcgcaCCCAGAGCTCTGCAGTGCATCCGATTACTGCGCTATCAACGCACACGCCTTCTTCGATAAAGAtgtgacggcggccgaggccggtcAGTGGCTACGCAAAACAGTGGGCGGAGTCAAGGACGCACTGCCGAGCCCTAaaaacgtcgtcgtcactgaAACCGGCTGGCCGATGAAGGGGCAGCGGAACGGACTGGCGGTGCCAAGTCTGGAGAACCAGAAGGCGGCACTGAGCTCCATCAGGCAAGAGTTCTCGAACACCCCTGGAGACGTTATCCTCTTTTCGGCCTTCAACGATCGCTGGAAGGAGAACAATGCAGGCACCTTCAACACAGAAGGATTCTGGGGAATCATTGGGGCTTCTCACTGTGAGCAGTAG